Proteins encoded in a region of the Podarcis muralis chromosome 6, rPodMur119.hap1.1, whole genome shotgun sequence genome:
- the SLK gene encoding STE20-like serine/threonine-protein kinase isoform X3, which produces MSFFNFRKIFKLGGEKKKKQYEHVKRDLNPEDYWEIIGELGDGAFGKVFKAQNKETNVLAAAKVIDTKSEEELEDYMVEIDILASCDHPNIVKLLDAFYYENNLWILIEFCAGGAVDAVMLELERPLTEPQIRVVCRQTLEALHYLHENKIIHRDLKAGNILFTLDGDIKLADFGVSAKNTRTIQRRDSFIGTPYWMAPEVVMCETSKDRPYDYKADVWSLGVTLIEMAEIEPPHHELNPMRVLLKIAKSEPPSLAQPSKWSADFKDFLRKCLEKNVDARWNTAELLQHPFVTVTSNKPVRELIAEAKAEVTEEVEDGKEEEEEEETENSLQLPASKRASSDLSIASSEEDKLSQNASILESVSEKTERSSTEQISTSAPEGEKTSVTPDKSEKEKYTASTSGTIQEDTEKLKNGSALLHEDEEAKKTEKTIENSRLSENTESQKEEKKIGTVLSETNVEPSLKTEEGKDFTNESTVENKQETIPDDGGSSAEIIDAVSKATGVTEESTTNLQENEMEETKPTEGIKEAEELQGDDKCKEADLKEAESQKNEVTAGTEESQVKVIAETADEPQKQIKEGTSSPQEIDSTGNNLVTDVDKVLENAQEPSESLAEDASEKVSEMGKVVDSDQQLVEGYNDDSKKTSSTKETEVSVSERADNIEHKPADKKHTEEARTEESNIAPGDKIAEPDHKVENRAEEKHNNVQMDTDQPAVSSGLPVENKIEDSAAKQMHEHEVSPVPNISISSAENEAEDKSGNQDSVENSHHVDSESTKENDTDSGRGSTADNSSIDLNLSISSFLTKNKESGSISLQETKRHKKTLKKTRKFVVDGVEVSVTTSKIVTESDSKSEELRYLRRQELRELRLLQKEEQRAQQQLSNKLLQQREQMFRRFEQEMTSKKRQYDQEIENLEKQQKQTIERLEQEHTNRLRDEAKRIKAEQEKELSKFQNMLKNRKKEEQEFVQKQQQELDASLKKIIQQQKTELATIERDCLNNKQQLMRAREAAIWELEERHLQEKHQLLKQQLKDQYFMQRHQLLKRHEKETEQMQRYNQRLIEELKNKHTQERARLPKIQRSEAKTRMAMFKKSLRINSSSTPEQDREKIKQFAIQEEKRQKNERLAQHQKHENQMRDLQLQCEANIRELHQLQNEKCHLLVEHETQKLKELDEEHSQELKEWREKLRPRKKTLEEEFARKLQEQEVFFKMSGESECLNPSAQSRISKFYPVPSLHSTGS; this is translated from the exons gctcagaacaaagaaacaaatgtgCTTGCTGCTGCAAAGGTGATTGATACTAAATCTGAGGAAGAACTTGAAGACTACATGGTTGAAATTGATATCCTAGCATCCTGTGATCATCCTAACATTGTCAAACTTCTAGATGCCTTTTATTATGAAAACAACCTTTGG ATCCTGATTGAATTCTGTGCTGGTGGTGCTGTAGATGCAGTAATGTTGG AACTTGAGCGGCCACTAACCGAGCCACAGATCAGGGTAGTTTGCAGGCAGACACTTGAGGCGCTCCACTATCTGCATGAAAATAAGATCATTCATCGAGATCTAAAAGCTGGCAATATTCTTTTCACATTGGATGGAGACATTAAGCTAG CGGATTTTGGAGTGTCTGCTAAAAATACAAGGACAATACAAAGACGAGATTCTTTCATTGGTACTCCATATTG GATGGCTCCTGAAGTAGTAATGTGTGAGACCTCTAAAGACAGGCCTTATGATTACAAGGCTGATGTTTGGTCTTTAGGTGTCACTTTAATAGAAATGGCTGAAATAGAACCACCTCATCATGAATTGAATCCAATGCGTGTTCTTCTGAAAATAGCAAAGTCGGAACCACCATCGTTGGCACAACCTTCAAAATG GTCTGCTGACTTCAAAGACTTCTTAAGGAAATGTTTGGAAAAAAATGTAGATGCCAGGTGGAACACTGCTGAGCTTCTACAG CATCCATTTGTTACTGTAACTTCTAATAAACCAGTCAGAGAACTGATTGCAGAAGCAAAGGCTGAAGTTACAGAGGAAGTAGAAGatgggaaagaggaggaagaagaggaagaaactgaAAATTCTCTG CAGTTACCTGCAAGTAAACGAGCCTCATCTGACCTCAGCATTGCCAGCTCCGAAGAGGATAAACTTTCACAGAATGCTAGTATTCTGGAATCTGTTTCTGAAAAAACAGAGCGTTCATCCACAGAACAGATTAGTACCAGTGCACCTGAAGGTGAAAAAACAAGTGTGACTCCTGACAAAAGTGAAAAGGAGAAATACACTGCAAGCACAAGTGGCACCATACAAGAAGACACTGAAAAACTGAAGAATGGATCTGCATTGCTCCATGAAGATGAGGAAGCGAAGAAGACTGAGAAGACAATTGAAAATTCAAGATTAAGTGAAAACACAGAGTcacagaaagaggaaaagaaaattgGCACAGTATTATCTGAAACTAATGTTGAGCCCAGTCtaaaaacagaggaaggaaaggacTTCACAAATGAATCAACGGttgaaaacaaacaagaaacaattCCTGATGATGGAGGCAGCAGTGCAGAAATTATAGATGCAGTCTCTAAAGCAACTGGTGTGACAGAAGAAAGTACCACAAACCTCCAAGAAAATGAAATGGAAGAGACAAAGCCTACCGAAGGAATTAAAGAGGCTGAGGAATTGCAAGGGGATGACAAATGTAAAGAGGCTGATCTGAAAGAGGCCGAAAGTCAGAAAAATGAAGTTACTGCAGGTACTGAGGAATCACAGGTGAAGGTCATAGCTGAGACAGCTGATGAACCACAGAAGCAAATAAAAGAAGGTACCAGTAGTCCACAAGAGATTGACAGTACTGGCAACAATCTGGTCACTGATGTAGATAAAGTGCTTGAAAATGCTCAGGAGCCATCAGAGAGCCTGGCTGAGGATGCTTCTGAGAAAGTCTCAGAAATGGGGAAAGTGGTAGATTCTGATCAGCAGTTAGTTGAGGGATACAATGACGATTCAAAGAAGACAAGCAGCACAAAGGAAACAGAGGTCAGTGTTTCAGAAAGAGCAGACAACATTGAGCATAAGCCAGCAGACAAAAAACATACTGAAGAGGCAAGAACTGAGGAAAGCAATATTGCACCAGGGGATAAAATTGCAGAACCTGATCATAAAGTAGAAAACAGAGCTGAGGAGAAGCATAATAATGTACAAATGGACACAGACCAACCAGCAGTTTCCAGTGGCTTGCCAGTTGAAAATAAGATTGAAGATTCTGCAGCCAAGCAGATGCATGAACATGAGGTGTCTCCGGTACCCAATATTAGCATTAGCTCTGCAGAAAATGAGGCAGAAGATAAATCTGGCAATCAGGATAGTGTTGAAAACTCGCATCATGTTGATTCTGAAAGCACTAAAGAAAATGATACAGATTCAGGCAGAGGTTCCACTGCTGACAACAGCAGCATTGATTTGAACTTGTCCATTTCCAGTTTCCTCACTAAAAACAAGGAGAGTGGATCAATATCTTTACAA GAAACTAAAAgacacaagaaaacattaaagaaaACTCGCAAATTTGTTGTTGATGGTGTGGAAGTAAGTGTGACTACCTCTAAAATTGTAACAGAAAGTGATTCTAAAAGCGAAGAATTACGATATCTTCG GCGTCAAGAATTAAGAGAGTTACGACTTCTACAAAAAGAAGAGCAGCGAGCTCAACAGCAGCTTAGTAATAAACTTTTACAACAAAGAGAGCAGATGTTCAGGCGCTTTGAACAAGAAATGACG AGCAAGAAGCGGCAATATGACCAGGAGATTGAAAACCTGGAAAAACAGCAGAAACAGACAATAGAGCGTTTGGAACAGGAACATACAAATCGCTTACGTGATGAAGCAAAACGCATCAAAGCAGAACAAGAGAAAGAATTGTCCAAATTTCAGAACATgctgaaaaacaggaaaaaagag GAGCAAGAGTTtgtacagaagcagcagcaagaactggATGCGTCGCTAAAGAAAATCATTCAGCAGCAAAAAACTGAGCTAGCTACCATTGAGCGGGACTGTCTGAACAATAAGCAACAACTCATGAGAG CCCGTGAAGCTGCAATATGGGAACTAGAAGAACGACACTTGCAGGAAAAACACCAACTGCTAAAACAGCAACTGAAAGATCAGTACTTCATGCAAAGACATCAGCTGCTTAAACGGCATGAAAAA gaaacagaaCAGATGCAAAGATATAACCAGCGGCTTATTGAGGAATTAAAAAATAAGCATACCCAGGAAAGAGCTCGATTGCCCAAAATCCAGCGTAGTGAAGCAAAAACTAGGATGGCAATGTTTAAAAAGAGCCTAAGAATTAACTCCTCAAGCACTCCGGAACAGGATCGTGAAAAGATTAAGCAG TTTGCTATTCAGGaagaaaaaaggcaaaaaaatGAGAGACTGGCTCAACATCAGAAACATGAAAATCAAATGCGAGACCTCCAGCTGCAGTGCGAAGCCAACATTAGAGAATTACATCAGCTGCAG AATGAGAAATGCCACCTGCTGGTTGAACACGAGACTCAGAAATTAAAAGAGCTGGATGAGGAACATAGCCAAGAACTTAAAGAATGGCGAGAGAAACTGAGACCAAGGAAAAAG ACATTAGAAGAGGAATTTGCTCGTAAACTTCAAGAACAGgaggttttctttaaaatgtctGGAGAATCTGAATGCCTTAATCCATCAGCGCAAAGCCGGATTTCTAAATTCTACCCAGTCCCTAGCCTGCACTCCACTGGATCATAA
- the SLK gene encoding STE20-like serine/threonine-protein kinase isoform X1: MSFFNFRKIFKLGGEKKKKQYEHVKRDLNPEDYWEIIGELGDGAFGKVFKAQNKETNVLAAAKVIDTKSEEELEDYMVEIDILASCDHPNIVKLLDAFYYENNLWILIEFCAGGAVDAVMLELERPLTEPQIRVVCRQTLEALHYLHENKIIHRDLKAGNILFTLDGDIKLADFGVSAKNTRTIQRRDSFIGTPYWMAPEVVMCETSKDRPYDYKADVWSLGVTLIEMAEIEPPHHELNPMRVLLKIAKSEPPSLAQPSKWSADFKDFLRKCLEKNVDARWNTAELLQHPFVTVTSNKPVRELIAEAKAEVTEEVEDGKEEEEEEETENSLQLPASKRASSDLSIASSEEDKLSQNASILESVSEKTERSSTEQISTSAPEGEKTSVTPDKSEKEKYTASTSGTIQEDTEKLKNGSALLHEDEEAKKTEKTIENSRLSENTESQKEEKKIGTVLSETNVEPSLKTEEGKDFTNESTVENKQETIPDDGGSSAEIIDAVSKATGVTEESTTNLQENEMEETKPTEGIKEAEELQGDDKCKEADLKEAESQKNEVTAGTEESQVKVIAETADEPQKQIKEGTSSPQEIDSTGNNLVTDVDKVLENAQEPSESLAEDASEKVSEMGKVVDSDQQLVEGYNDDSKKTSSTKETEVSVSERADNIEHKPADKKHTEEARTEESNIAPGDKIAEPDHKVENRAEEKHNNVQMDTDQPAVSSGLPVENKIEDSAAKQMHEHEVSPVPNISISSAENEAEDKSGNQDSVENSHHVDSESTKENDTDSGRGSTADNSSIDLNLSISSFLTKNKESGSISLQETKRHKKTLKKTRKFVVDGVEVSVTTSKIVTESDSKSEELRYLRRQELRELRLLQKEEQRAQQQLSNKLLQQREQMFRRFEQEMTSKKRQYDQEIENLEKQQKQTIERLEQEHTNRLRDEAKRIKAEQEKELSKFQNMLKNRKKEVFNEVEKAPKELRKELMKRKKEELSQSQHAQEQEFVQKQQQELDASLKKIIQQQKTELATIERDCLNNKQQLMRAREAAIWELEERHLQEKHQLLKQQLKDQYFMQRHQLLKRHEKETEQMQRYNQRLIEELKNKHTQERARLPKIQRSEAKTRMAMFKKSLRINSSSTPEQDREKIKQFAIQEEKRQKNERLAQHQKHENQMRDLQLQCEANIRELHQLQNEKCHLLVEHETQKLKELDEEHSQELKEWREKLRPRKKTLEEEFARKLQEQEVFFKMSGESECLNPSAQSRISKFYPVPSLHSTGS, encoded by the exons gctcagaacaaagaaacaaatgtgCTTGCTGCTGCAAAGGTGATTGATACTAAATCTGAGGAAGAACTTGAAGACTACATGGTTGAAATTGATATCCTAGCATCCTGTGATCATCCTAACATTGTCAAACTTCTAGATGCCTTTTATTATGAAAACAACCTTTGG ATCCTGATTGAATTCTGTGCTGGTGGTGCTGTAGATGCAGTAATGTTGG AACTTGAGCGGCCACTAACCGAGCCACAGATCAGGGTAGTTTGCAGGCAGACACTTGAGGCGCTCCACTATCTGCATGAAAATAAGATCATTCATCGAGATCTAAAAGCTGGCAATATTCTTTTCACATTGGATGGAGACATTAAGCTAG CGGATTTTGGAGTGTCTGCTAAAAATACAAGGACAATACAAAGACGAGATTCTTTCATTGGTACTCCATATTG GATGGCTCCTGAAGTAGTAATGTGTGAGACCTCTAAAGACAGGCCTTATGATTACAAGGCTGATGTTTGGTCTTTAGGTGTCACTTTAATAGAAATGGCTGAAATAGAACCACCTCATCATGAATTGAATCCAATGCGTGTTCTTCTGAAAATAGCAAAGTCGGAACCACCATCGTTGGCACAACCTTCAAAATG GTCTGCTGACTTCAAAGACTTCTTAAGGAAATGTTTGGAAAAAAATGTAGATGCCAGGTGGAACACTGCTGAGCTTCTACAG CATCCATTTGTTACTGTAACTTCTAATAAACCAGTCAGAGAACTGATTGCAGAAGCAAAGGCTGAAGTTACAGAGGAAGTAGAAGatgggaaagaggaggaagaagaggaagaaactgaAAATTCTCTG CAGTTACCTGCAAGTAAACGAGCCTCATCTGACCTCAGCATTGCCAGCTCCGAAGAGGATAAACTTTCACAGAATGCTAGTATTCTGGAATCTGTTTCTGAAAAAACAGAGCGTTCATCCACAGAACAGATTAGTACCAGTGCACCTGAAGGTGAAAAAACAAGTGTGACTCCTGACAAAAGTGAAAAGGAGAAATACACTGCAAGCACAAGTGGCACCATACAAGAAGACACTGAAAAACTGAAGAATGGATCTGCATTGCTCCATGAAGATGAGGAAGCGAAGAAGACTGAGAAGACAATTGAAAATTCAAGATTAAGTGAAAACACAGAGTcacagaaagaggaaaagaaaattgGCACAGTATTATCTGAAACTAATGTTGAGCCCAGTCtaaaaacagaggaaggaaaggacTTCACAAATGAATCAACGGttgaaaacaaacaagaaacaattCCTGATGATGGAGGCAGCAGTGCAGAAATTATAGATGCAGTCTCTAAAGCAACTGGTGTGACAGAAGAAAGTACCACAAACCTCCAAGAAAATGAAATGGAAGAGACAAAGCCTACCGAAGGAATTAAAGAGGCTGAGGAATTGCAAGGGGATGACAAATGTAAAGAGGCTGATCTGAAAGAGGCCGAAAGTCAGAAAAATGAAGTTACTGCAGGTACTGAGGAATCACAGGTGAAGGTCATAGCTGAGACAGCTGATGAACCACAGAAGCAAATAAAAGAAGGTACCAGTAGTCCACAAGAGATTGACAGTACTGGCAACAATCTGGTCACTGATGTAGATAAAGTGCTTGAAAATGCTCAGGAGCCATCAGAGAGCCTGGCTGAGGATGCTTCTGAGAAAGTCTCAGAAATGGGGAAAGTGGTAGATTCTGATCAGCAGTTAGTTGAGGGATACAATGACGATTCAAAGAAGACAAGCAGCACAAAGGAAACAGAGGTCAGTGTTTCAGAAAGAGCAGACAACATTGAGCATAAGCCAGCAGACAAAAAACATACTGAAGAGGCAAGAACTGAGGAAAGCAATATTGCACCAGGGGATAAAATTGCAGAACCTGATCATAAAGTAGAAAACAGAGCTGAGGAGAAGCATAATAATGTACAAATGGACACAGACCAACCAGCAGTTTCCAGTGGCTTGCCAGTTGAAAATAAGATTGAAGATTCTGCAGCCAAGCAGATGCATGAACATGAGGTGTCTCCGGTACCCAATATTAGCATTAGCTCTGCAGAAAATGAGGCAGAAGATAAATCTGGCAATCAGGATAGTGTTGAAAACTCGCATCATGTTGATTCTGAAAGCACTAAAGAAAATGATACAGATTCAGGCAGAGGTTCCACTGCTGACAACAGCAGCATTGATTTGAACTTGTCCATTTCCAGTTTCCTCACTAAAAACAAGGAGAGTGGATCAATATCTTTACAA GAAACTAAAAgacacaagaaaacattaaagaaaACTCGCAAATTTGTTGTTGATGGTGTGGAAGTAAGTGTGACTACCTCTAAAATTGTAACAGAAAGTGATTCTAAAAGCGAAGAATTACGATATCTTCG GCGTCAAGAATTAAGAGAGTTACGACTTCTACAAAAAGAAGAGCAGCGAGCTCAACAGCAGCTTAGTAATAAACTTTTACAACAAAGAGAGCAGATGTTCAGGCGCTTTGAACAAGAAATGACG AGCAAGAAGCGGCAATATGACCAGGAGATTGAAAACCTGGAAAAACAGCAGAAACAGACAATAGAGCGTTTGGAACAGGAACATACAAATCGCTTACGTGATGAAGCAAAACGCATCAAAGCAGAACAAGAGAAAGAATTGTCCAAATTTCAGAACATgctgaaaaacaggaaaaaagag GTTTTTAATGAAGTGGAGAAAGCACCAAAAGAGCTGAGAAAAGAGCTCATGAAACGCAAGAAAGAGGAACTTTCTCAATCCCAGCATGCTCAG GAGCAAGAGTTtgtacagaagcagcagcaagaactggATGCGTCGCTAAAGAAAATCATTCAGCAGCAAAAAACTGAGCTAGCTACCATTGAGCGGGACTGTCTGAACAATAAGCAACAACTCATGAGAG CCCGTGAAGCTGCAATATGGGAACTAGAAGAACGACACTTGCAGGAAAAACACCAACTGCTAAAACAGCAACTGAAAGATCAGTACTTCATGCAAAGACATCAGCTGCTTAAACGGCATGAAAAA gaaacagaaCAGATGCAAAGATATAACCAGCGGCTTATTGAGGAATTAAAAAATAAGCATACCCAGGAAAGAGCTCGATTGCCCAAAATCCAGCGTAGTGAAGCAAAAACTAGGATGGCAATGTTTAAAAAGAGCCTAAGAATTAACTCCTCAAGCACTCCGGAACAGGATCGTGAAAAGATTAAGCAG TTTGCTATTCAGGaagaaaaaaggcaaaaaaatGAGAGACTGGCTCAACATCAGAAACATGAAAATCAAATGCGAGACCTCCAGCTGCAGTGCGAAGCCAACATTAGAGAATTACATCAGCTGCAG AATGAGAAATGCCACCTGCTGGTTGAACACGAGACTCAGAAATTAAAAGAGCTGGATGAGGAACATAGCCAAGAACTTAAAGAATGGCGAGAGAAACTGAGACCAAGGAAAAAG ACATTAGAAGAGGAATTTGCTCGTAAACTTCAAGAACAGgaggttttctttaaaatgtctGGAGAATCTGAATGCCTTAATCCATCAGCGCAAAGCCGGATTTCTAAATTCTACCCAGTCCCTAGCCTGCACTCCACTGGATCATAA
- the SLK gene encoding STE20-like serine/threonine-protein kinase isoform X2, which yields MSFFNFRKIFKLGGEKKKKQYEHVKRDLNPEDYWEIIGELGDGAFGKVFKAQNKETNVLAAAKVIDTKSEEELEDYMVEIDILASCDHPNIVKLLDAFYYENNLWILIEFCAGGAVDAVMLELERPLTEPQIRVVCRQTLEALHYLHENKIIHRDLKAGNILFTLDGDIKLADFGVSAKNTRTIQRRDSFIGTPYWMAPEVVMCETSKDRPYDYKADVWSLGVTLIEMAEIEPPHHELNPMRVLLKIAKSEPPSLAQPSKWSADFKDFLRKCLEKNVDARWNTAELLQHPFVTVTSNKPVRELIAEAKAEVTEEVEDGKEEEEEEETENSLLPASKRASSDLSIASSEEDKLSQNASILESVSEKTERSSTEQISTSAPEGEKTSVTPDKSEKEKYTASTSGTIQEDTEKLKNGSALLHEDEEAKKTEKTIENSRLSENTESQKEEKKIGTVLSETNVEPSLKTEEGKDFTNESTVENKQETIPDDGGSSAEIIDAVSKATGVTEESTTNLQENEMEETKPTEGIKEAEELQGDDKCKEADLKEAESQKNEVTAGTEESQVKVIAETADEPQKQIKEGTSSPQEIDSTGNNLVTDVDKVLENAQEPSESLAEDASEKVSEMGKVVDSDQQLVEGYNDDSKKTSSTKETEVSVSERADNIEHKPADKKHTEEARTEESNIAPGDKIAEPDHKVENRAEEKHNNVQMDTDQPAVSSGLPVENKIEDSAAKQMHEHEVSPVPNISISSAENEAEDKSGNQDSVENSHHVDSESTKENDTDSGRGSTADNSSIDLNLSISSFLTKNKESGSISLQETKRHKKTLKKTRKFVVDGVEVSVTTSKIVTESDSKSEELRYLRRQELRELRLLQKEEQRAQQQLSNKLLQQREQMFRRFEQEMTSKKRQYDQEIENLEKQQKQTIERLEQEHTNRLRDEAKRIKAEQEKELSKFQNMLKNRKKEVFNEVEKAPKELRKELMKRKKEELSQSQHAQEQEFVQKQQQELDASLKKIIQQQKTELATIERDCLNNKQQLMRAREAAIWELEERHLQEKHQLLKQQLKDQYFMQRHQLLKRHEKETEQMQRYNQRLIEELKNKHTQERARLPKIQRSEAKTRMAMFKKSLRINSSSTPEQDREKIKQFAIQEEKRQKNERLAQHQKHENQMRDLQLQCEANIRELHQLQNEKCHLLVEHETQKLKELDEEHSQELKEWREKLRPRKKTLEEEFARKLQEQEVFFKMSGESECLNPSAQSRISKFYPVPSLHSTGS from the exons gctcagaacaaagaaacaaatgtgCTTGCTGCTGCAAAGGTGATTGATACTAAATCTGAGGAAGAACTTGAAGACTACATGGTTGAAATTGATATCCTAGCATCCTGTGATCATCCTAACATTGTCAAACTTCTAGATGCCTTTTATTATGAAAACAACCTTTGG ATCCTGATTGAATTCTGTGCTGGTGGTGCTGTAGATGCAGTAATGTTGG AACTTGAGCGGCCACTAACCGAGCCACAGATCAGGGTAGTTTGCAGGCAGACACTTGAGGCGCTCCACTATCTGCATGAAAATAAGATCATTCATCGAGATCTAAAAGCTGGCAATATTCTTTTCACATTGGATGGAGACATTAAGCTAG CGGATTTTGGAGTGTCTGCTAAAAATACAAGGACAATACAAAGACGAGATTCTTTCATTGGTACTCCATATTG GATGGCTCCTGAAGTAGTAATGTGTGAGACCTCTAAAGACAGGCCTTATGATTACAAGGCTGATGTTTGGTCTTTAGGTGTCACTTTAATAGAAATGGCTGAAATAGAACCACCTCATCATGAATTGAATCCAATGCGTGTTCTTCTGAAAATAGCAAAGTCGGAACCACCATCGTTGGCACAACCTTCAAAATG GTCTGCTGACTTCAAAGACTTCTTAAGGAAATGTTTGGAAAAAAATGTAGATGCCAGGTGGAACACTGCTGAGCTTCTACAG CATCCATTTGTTACTGTAACTTCTAATAAACCAGTCAGAGAACTGATTGCAGAAGCAAAGGCTGAAGTTACAGAGGAAGTAGAAGatgggaaagaggaggaagaagaggaagaaactgaAAATTCTCTG TTACCTGCAAGTAAACGAGCCTCATCTGACCTCAGCATTGCCAGCTCCGAAGAGGATAAACTTTCACAGAATGCTAGTATTCTGGAATCTGTTTCTGAAAAAACAGAGCGTTCATCCACAGAACAGATTAGTACCAGTGCACCTGAAGGTGAAAAAACAAGTGTGACTCCTGACAAAAGTGAAAAGGAGAAATACACTGCAAGCACAAGTGGCACCATACAAGAAGACACTGAAAAACTGAAGAATGGATCTGCATTGCTCCATGAAGATGAGGAAGCGAAGAAGACTGAGAAGACAATTGAAAATTCAAGATTAAGTGAAAACACAGAGTcacagaaagaggaaaagaaaattgGCACAGTATTATCTGAAACTAATGTTGAGCCCAGTCtaaaaacagaggaaggaaaggacTTCACAAATGAATCAACGGttgaaaacaaacaagaaacaattCCTGATGATGGAGGCAGCAGTGCAGAAATTATAGATGCAGTCTCTAAAGCAACTGGTGTGACAGAAGAAAGTACCACAAACCTCCAAGAAAATGAAATGGAAGAGACAAAGCCTACCGAAGGAATTAAAGAGGCTGAGGAATTGCAAGGGGATGACAAATGTAAAGAGGCTGATCTGAAAGAGGCCGAAAGTCAGAAAAATGAAGTTACTGCAGGTACTGAGGAATCACAGGTGAAGGTCATAGCTGAGACAGCTGATGAACCACAGAAGCAAATAAAAGAAGGTACCAGTAGTCCACAAGAGATTGACAGTACTGGCAACAATCTGGTCACTGATGTAGATAAAGTGCTTGAAAATGCTCAGGAGCCATCAGAGAGCCTGGCTGAGGATGCTTCTGAGAAAGTCTCAGAAATGGGGAAAGTGGTAGATTCTGATCAGCAGTTAGTTGAGGGATACAATGACGATTCAAAGAAGACAAGCAGCACAAAGGAAACAGAGGTCAGTGTTTCAGAAAGAGCAGACAACATTGAGCATAAGCCAGCAGACAAAAAACATACTGAAGAGGCAAGAACTGAGGAAAGCAATATTGCACCAGGGGATAAAATTGCAGAACCTGATCATAAAGTAGAAAACAGAGCTGAGGAGAAGCATAATAATGTACAAATGGACACAGACCAACCAGCAGTTTCCAGTGGCTTGCCAGTTGAAAATAAGATTGAAGATTCTGCAGCCAAGCAGATGCATGAACATGAGGTGTCTCCGGTACCCAATATTAGCATTAGCTCTGCAGAAAATGAGGCAGAAGATAAATCTGGCAATCAGGATAGTGTTGAAAACTCGCATCATGTTGATTCTGAAAGCACTAAAGAAAATGATACAGATTCAGGCAGAGGTTCCACTGCTGACAACAGCAGCATTGATTTGAACTTGTCCATTTCCAGTTTCCTCACTAAAAACAAGGAGAGTGGATCAATATCTTTACAA GAAACTAAAAgacacaagaaaacattaaagaaaACTCGCAAATTTGTTGTTGATGGTGTGGAAGTAAGTGTGACTACCTCTAAAATTGTAACAGAAAGTGATTCTAAAAGCGAAGAATTACGATATCTTCG GCGTCAAGAATTAAGAGAGTTACGACTTCTACAAAAAGAAGAGCAGCGAGCTCAACAGCAGCTTAGTAATAAACTTTTACAACAAAGAGAGCAGATGTTCAGGCGCTTTGAACAAGAAATGACG AGCAAGAAGCGGCAATATGACCAGGAGATTGAAAACCTGGAAAAACAGCAGAAACAGACAATAGAGCGTTTGGAACAGGAACATACAAATCGCTTACGTGATGAAGCAAAACGCATCAAAGCAGAACAAGAGAAAGAATTGTCCAAATTTCAGAACATgctgaaaaacaggaaaaaagag GTTTTTAATGAAGTGGAGAAAGCACCAAAAGAGCTGAGAAAAGAGCTCATGAAACGCAAGAAAGAGGAACTTTCTCAATCCCAGCATGCTCAG GAGCAAGAGTTtgtacagaagcagcagcaagaactggATGCGTCGCTAAAGAAAATCATTCAGCAGCAAAAAACTGAGCTAGCTACCATTGAGCGGGACTGTCTGAACAATAAGCAACAACTCATGAGAG CCCGTGAAGCTGCAATATGGGAACTAGAAGAACGACACTTGCAGGAAAAACACCAACTGCTAAAACAGCAACTGAAAGATCAGTACTTCATGCAAAGACATCAGCTGCTTAAACGGCATGAAAAA gaaacagaaCAGATGCAAAGATATAACCAGCGGCTTATTGAGGAATTAAAAAATAAGCATACCCAGGAAAGAGCTCGATTGCCCAAAATCCAGCGTAGTGAAGCAAAAACTAGGATGGCAATGTTTAAAAAGAGCCTAAGAATTAACTCCTCAAGCACTCCGGAACAGGATCGTGAAAAGATTAAGCAG TTTGCTATTCAGGaagaaaaaaggcaaaaaaatGAGAGACTGGCTCAACATCAGAAACATGAAAATCAAATGCGAGACCTCCAGCTGCAGTGCGAAGCCAACATTAGAGAATTACATCAGCTGCAG AATGAGAAATGCCACCTGCTGGTTGAACACGAGACTCAGAAATTAAAAGAGCTGGATGAGGAACATAGCCAAGAACTTAAAGAATGGCGAGAGAAACTGAGACCAAGGAAAAAG ACATTAGAAGAGGAATTTGCTCGTAAACTTCAAGAACAGgaggttttctttaaaatgtctGGAGAATCTGAATGCCTTAATCCATCAGCGCAAAGCCGGATTTCTAAATTCTACCCAGTCCCTAGCCTGCACTCCACTGGATCATAA